A stretch of Gemmatimonas aurantiaca T-27 DNA encodes these proteins:
- a CDS encoding metallophosphoesterase family protein has translation MTQSTTIIGLISDTHGLVRPEVFQALQGVSQIFHAGDVGPADVLTELATIAPVRAVWGNTDAPGRHDLVERIEEVIDGVRIVVTHGHEVGSTTPPRLVSAYPTAQVIVYGHTHRQLITKAARRIVINPGAAGPRRFDLQPSVAKLYIRNGQADVELIPLLVEEPTEEPTEE, from the coding sequence ATGACACAGAGCACCACGATCATTGGATTGATTTCGGATACACATGGCCTGGTGCGCCCGGAGGTCTTTCAGGCGCTGCAGGGTGTGTCGCAGATTTTTCATGCCGGTGACGTCGGCCCCGCTGACGTGCTCACGGAACTGGCGACCATTGCTCCCGTGCGTGCCGTGTGGGGCAACACCGATGCACCGGGGCGGCACGATCTGGTGGAGCGCATCGAAGAGGTGATCGATGGCGTGCGCATCGTGGTGACCCATGGCCATGAAGTGGGCTCCACCACGCCGCCCCGTCTCGTCAGCGCCTACCCCACGGCGCAGGTGATCGTGTATGGCCATACACACCGGCAGTTGATCACCAAGGCCGCCCGGCGCATTGTGATCAACCCCGGCGCCGCCGGCCCACGTCGCTTCGATTTGCAGCCCAGCGTGGCCAAGCTGTACATCCGGAACGGTCAGGCCGACGTGGAGCTGATTCCGTTGCTGGTCGAGGAGCCGACCGAAGAGCCGACCGAGGAGTAA
- a CDS encoding tetratricopeptide repeat protein — MLDLDLFEKSIQRERRRRFWSAVSVGVVVSAALVAPAIVVVMLYGAQGRSRLLLGLFIAPVAAGLLFAVLSTVTRLGGAVLHQFLHPSGGGEQQPPVVPVSQAEAMAAQGRLDDAIDIFESIRLEHGDSAATLRTEAELMTSSGHHDRARIALQRLRHVSDGSRSDELYATHRLVDLYLGPLEDSGRAVVELRRLADRFPGTPDAEGALAELQRRRALRAATSDMG, encoded by the coding sequence ATGCTTGATCTCGACTTGTTCGAGAAATCCATTCAACGTGAACGCCGCCGACGCTTCTGGAGCGCCGTGTCGGTGGGAGTGGTGGTATCCGCCGCGCTGGTAGCTCCAGCGATCGTGGTGGTGATGCTGTATGGCGCCCAAGGGCGTTCACGGCTTCTGCTGGGACTGTTCATCGCCCCCGTGGCGGCAGGTCTGCTGTTCGCCGTGTTGTCCACCGTCACGCGACTGGGCGGAGCCGTGCTCCATCAGTTCCTGCATCCCTCAGGCGGTGGTGAGCAGCAGCCGCCCGTGGTGCCGGTGTCGCAGGCGGAAGCGATGGCGGCCCAGGGCCGGCTCGACGATGCGATCGATATTTTCGAGTCCATCCGGCTCGAGCACGGCGACTCGGCGGCCACCCTGCGAACAGAAGCCGAGCTCATGACCTCGAGTGGGCACCATGACCGGGCCCGTATTGCATTGCAGCGGCTGCGCCATGTGTCCGATGGGTCGCGCAGTGACGAGCTCTACGCCACCCACCGGCTGGTCGACCTCTATCTGGGTCCGCTCGAAGATTCCGGGCGCGCGGTGGTGGAACTTCGGCGGCTGGCCGACAGATTTCCGGGGACGCCGGATGCGGAAGGTGCGCTCGCTGAATTGCAGCGACGTCGTGCCCTCCGTGCGGCGACCTCGGACATGGGATGA
- a CDS encoding UbiX family flavin prenyltransferase → MSSDLDRWMPRHPVVLAITGASGAPYAVRLLQALVALRVPTWLIVSGHGWRLLQTESEIGDLETLRVQVESGGTPGSFASVVTVFDDTDRGAPPASGSARTSGMVVCPCSMGTVSAIAHGTSRSLVERAADVALKERRKLILVPRETPLSLIHLENLTAVTRAGATVIPAAPGFYHKPAGISDLVDFMVARILDHLDIEHDVGRRWGSIPGE, encoded by the coding sequence ATGAGCAGCGACCTGGATCGCTGGATGCCGCGCCATCCCGTTGTCCTCGCCATTACCGGCGCCTCTGGGGCGCCCTATGCCGTGCGGCTGTTGCAGGCATTGGTCGCGTTGCGGGTACCCACCTGGCTGATCGTGTCGGGGCATGGGTGGCGCCTGCTGCAGACGGAAAGTGAGATCGGCGACCTCGAGACCTTGCGGGTGCAGGTGGAATCGGGCGGCACGCCGGGCAGCTTTGCCAGCGTGGTCACGGTGTTCGATGACACGGATCGTGGCGCCCCGCCGGCCAGTGGGTCGGCGCGCACCAGCGGCATGGTGGTGTGCCCGTGCTCCATGGGCACGGTGAGCGCCATCGCCCACGGCACGTCACGTTCGCTGGTGGAGCGGGCGGCCGATGTTGCCCTCAAGGAGCGGCGGAAGCTCATCCTGGTGCCCCGGGAGACGCCGCTGTCGCTGATCCATCTGGAGAACCTCACAGCGGTCACCCGTGCGGGGGCGACGGTGATTCCGGCGGCTCCGGGGTTCTACCACAAACCCGCCGGGATTTCCGACCTGGTGGACTTCATGGTCGCGCGTATCCTCGATCATCTCGATATCGAACACGACGTGGGACGTCGCTGGGGCTCGATTCCCGGGGAGTGA
- a CDS encoding UbiA-like polyprenyltransferase → MSASGIVPPPGARDGQLMRGQSLPVRLGNFVKLPHTVFAMPFSLVGVLFASAVAPVTGAMVWWVIVAFTSARFAAMAFNRLVDRDVDALNPRTAMRELPAGTLTLLQARVSIVVTSALFVYAAYRLNPLCFALSPVALLWVLGYSYTKRFTRWSHLWLGLGLSIAPVGGYLAVTGQWSDPWWLLCVLALAVVCWSGGFDMIYALQDADFDAQHGLHSVPSTFGVVKAIRIARTLHVLAVACFAGVMAAHPLGITPAFVTAVLWIAVVGIALMLLWEHRLVKANDLSRVDAAFFTMNGMISLGFLTAVFAARMLLGIRR, encoded by the coding sequence ATGTCGGCATCCGGCATCGTTCCGCCTCCGGGGGCACGCGACGGCCAGTTGATGCGCGGGCAGTCGCTGCCGGTGCGATTGGGCAACTTCGTGAAGCTGCCGCACACGGTGTTCGCCATGCCCTTCTCGTTGGTGGGCGTGCTGTTTGCCAGCGCGGTGGCGCCGGTGACGGGGGCCATGGTGTGGTGGGTGATCGTGGCTTTTACCAGCGCCCGCTTTGCGGCCATGGCGTTCAATCGCCTGGTCGATCGCGATGTCGACGCGCTGAATCCGCGCACCGCCATGCGCGAGCTGCCGGCCGGTACTCTCACGCTGCTGCAGGCGCGGGTCAGTATCGTGGTCACCAGCGCGCTGTTCGTGTACGCAGCCTATCGCCTCAATCCGCTCTGCTTCGCGCTCTCTCCCGTCGCGTTGCTGTGGGTGCTCGGCTACAGCTACACCAAACGATTCACCCGCTGGTCGCACCTGTGGTTGGGACTCGGGCTGTCGATCGCGCCGGTGGGCGGTTACCTCGCTGTCACCGGGCAGTGGAGTGATCCCTGGTGGCTGCTGTGTGTGCTCGCGCTGGCCGTGGTGTGCTGGAGCGGAGGCTTCGACATGATCTATGCCTTGCAGGACGCCGACTTCGATGCGCAGCACGGATTGCACAGTGTGCCGAGCACGTTTGGTGTGGTGAAGGCCATTCGCATCGCGCGCACATTGCATGTGCTGGCAGTGGCGTGTTTTGCCGGCGTGATGGCCGCGCACCCGCTCGGCATCACCCCGGCGTTCGTCACAGCGGTGCTGTGGATTGCCGTGGTGGGTATCGCACTGATGCTGCTATGGGAGCATCGACTGGTGAAGGCCAACGACCTGAGCCGGGTGGACGCGGCATTTTTCACCATGAACGGCATGATCTCACTGGGTTTCCTCACCGCCGTGTTTGCGGCGCGGATGCTGCTGGGGATTCGGCGATGA
- a CDS encoding menaquinone biosynthesis decarboxylase translates to MSLDTLAQFLDAIDRAGELHRISTPTNVHLEITEITDRVSKMHGGGKALLFEKPILRDGTLSAYPVAINLFGSMRRMSIALGVDSLDEIGARITQLMDMKVPDGLLGKLSLLPRLLEVSKFPPRVRGGTPSCQDVVWQGDEIDLDKLPVLHCWPEDGGPFLTMTAVVSKDPARGIRNVGMYRVQQLGKRHVAMHWQRHKTGAEHMRQMAERGEKMPVCIIIGSDPASMYAASAPLPPNIDEFLFAGFLRRDPVRLTKAVTNDLEVPADSEIVIEGYIDPAEALVVEGPFGDHTGFYSEADLYPRVHVTAVTMRKNAVYSTTIVGRPPMEDFYLGHATERIFLPLLKLTTPEVVDYHMPAEGGFHNLVFVSIDKKYPGHADKVMHALWGQGLMSLAKVLVVVDKEVNVRNPVEAWWVALNNMDPQRDVRFTMGPVDVLDHASRAFTYGSKMGIDATRKWPEEGFTRAWPKVIEMDDATKRAVDAKWASLGIGPLGAG, encoded by the coding sequence ATGTCACTCGATACCCTCGCGCAGTTCCTCGACGCCATTGATCGTGCCGGCGAGTTGCATCGCATCAGCACGCCGACGAATGTGCATCTCGAGATTACCGAAATCACCGATCGGGTTTCGAAGATGCACGGGGGCGGCAAGGCGCTGCTCTTCGAGAAGCCGATTCTGCGCGATGGTACGCTTTCGGCCTATCCGGTCGCGATCAATCTGTTCGGGTCCATGCGGCGCATGTCGATCGCACTGGGTGTCGATTCCCTCGACGAGATCGGGGCGCGCATCACCCAACTGATGGACATGAAAGTGCCCGATGGCCTGCTCGGCAAATTGTCGCTGCTGCCACGCTTGCTCGAGGTGTCCAAGTTCCCCCCGCGCGTGAGGGGTGGTACCCCGTCATGTCAGGACGTCGTGTGGCAGGGCGACGAGATCGATCTCGACAAGCTCCCTGTGCTGCACTGCTGGCCGGAAGACGGTGGCCCGTTCCTCACCATGACGGCCGTGGTGAGCAAGGATCCGGCGCGTGGCATCCGCAATGTGGGCATGTACCGCGTGCAGCAGCTCGGGAAGCGTCATGTGGCCATGCACTGGCAGCGGCACAAGACAGGCGCCGAACACATGCGACAGATGGCCGAACGTGGTGAAAAGATGCCAGTGTGCATCATCATCGGATCGGATCCGGCCAGCATGTACGCCGCCAGTGCACCGTTGCCGCCGAACATCGACGAATTCCTGTTTGCCGGCTTTCTCCGTCGGGATCCGGTGCGCCTCACCAAGGCCGTCACCAACGACCTCGAAGTGCCGGCCGATTCGGAAATCGTGATCGAAGGGTACATCGACCCTGCCGAAGCCCTGGTGGTGGAAGGGCCGTTTGGCGATCACACGGGATTCTATTCGGAAGCGGACCTCTATCCGCGCGTGCATGTCACCGCGGTGACGATGCGCAAGAATGCGGTGTACTCCACCACGATCGTGGGGCGTCCGCCGATGGAAGACTTCTATCTCGGGCATGCCACCGAGCGCATCTTCCTGCCGCTGCTCAAGCTCACCACACCGGAAGTGGTGGACTATCACATGCCGGCCGAGGGCGGGTTTCACAACCTCGTGTTCGTGAGCATCGACAAGAAGTATCCCGGCCATGCCGACAAGGTGATGCACGCGTTGTGGGGGCAGGGGCTCATGTCGCTTGCAAAGGTGTTGGTGGTGGTGGACAAGGAGGTGAACGTGCGCAATCCCGTGGAAGCCTGGTGGGTGGCACTCAACAACATGGACCCACAGCGTGATGTTCGGTTCACGATGGGGCCGGTGGACGTGCTCGATCACGCGAGCCGCGCGTTCACGTACGGCAGCAAGATGGGCATCGATGCCACGCGCAAATGGCCCGAAGAGGGATTCACCCGGGCCTGGCCCAAGGTGATCGAGATGGATGACGCGACCAAGCGCGCCGTGGACGCCAAGTGGGCGAGCCTGGGTATCGGCCCGTTGGGAGCAGGCTGA
- a CDS encoding ubiquinone/menaquinone biosynthesis methyltransferase, whose product MLGTPHSAAASAAQGEGKRDYVQQMFSDIAPRYDLLNHVLSLNIDRRWRRRALALLGWTGRPQGTYLDLCAGTLDVGAMLTRQDGFDGRVIGADFAVPMLRHGIGKAPADRLAPVGADALQLPFADDTFDGAVVAFGIRNVADLDACLKEVRRVLTPGARFVILEFSTPRIAVVRMAYQFYFHRILPLIGRLVSGHGSAYTYLPLSVAHFPTETALADRMRAAGYNAVQWERLSLGIAAIHTGTV is encoded by the coding sequence ATGCTCGGCACGCCACACTCCGCCGCGGCCTCCGCCGCTCAGGGCGAGGGGAAGCGGGACTATGTACAGCAGATGTTCTCGGACATCGCGCCACGCTATGACCTGCTCAATCACGTCCTCTCCCTCAACATCGATCGACGGTGGCGCCGCCGGGCGCTCGCGTTGCTCGGGTGGACTGGACGGCCGCAGGGCACATACCTCGATCTCTGTGCCGGCACGCTCGATGTCGGTGCCATGCTCACGCGTCAGGATGGCTTCGACGGACGGGTCATCGGTGCGGATTTCGCCGTGCCAATGCTGCGGCACGGTATCGGCAAAGCACCGGCCGATCGACTGGCACCCGTGGGCGCCGATGCGCTGCAGCTCCCATTTGCCGATGACACGTTCGACGGGGCCGTGGTGGCATTTGGCATCCGCAACGTGGCCGATCTCGATGCCTGTCTGAAAGAGGTGCGCCGGGTGCTCACGCCGGGCGCGCGCTTTGTGATCCTCGAATTCTCCACGCCGCGTATCGCGGTCGTGCGGATGGCGTACCAGTTCTATTTCCACCGCATCCTGCCGCTCATCGGCCGTCTCGTGAGTGGGCATGGATCGGCGTACACGTATCTGCCGCTGTCGGTCGCCCACTTCCCGACGGAAACCGCACTGGCCGATCGCATGCGGGCCGCTGGCTACAACGCCGTACAGTGGGAGCGCCTTAGCCTCGGCATCGCGGCGATCCACACCGGCACCGTCTGA
- a CDS encoding RNA polymerase sigma factor — MPILDELGTLPDADVVRLAQQGRELAFRELVRRYERPVFSLVYRMVRDRETAEDLAQDSFIKVLNHIDRYSPEFKFSSWLFKIANNVAIDHLRRRRVETISMDGSPHAATASEVEATSLELQSEQESALDEIEAKELGSAIERAIASLRPEYRACIMLRHVEGRSYEEIATTLDLPLGTVKTYIHRARHELRRALEPTRE; from the coding sequence ATGCCGATCCTTGACGAGCTGGGAACACTTCCTGATGCCGATGTGGTCCGTCTCGCCCAGCAGGGGCGTGAGCTCGCTTTTCGCGAGCTCGTGCGCCGCTACGAGCGGCCCGTATTCTCGCTTGTCTATCGCATGGTGCGTGATCGCGAGACGGCCGAGGACCTGGCACAGGACTCGTTCATCAAGGTGCTGAACCACATCGACCGGTACAGCCCCGAGTTCAAGTTCTCGAGCTGGCTGTTCAAGATCGCGAACAACGTGGCCATCGATCATCTCCGGCGCCGGCGGGTCGAGACGATCAGTATGGACGGCAGCCCGCACGCGGCCACGGCGTCCGAGGTCGAGGCGACGTCTCTGGAGCTGCAGTCGGAGCAGGAAAGTGCCTTGGACGAGATCGAAGCCAAGGAGCTGGGGTCGGCCATCGAGCGAGCCATCGCCAGTCTCCGGCCGGAATACCGGGCCTGCATCATGCTGCGGCATGTGGAAGGGCGCTCGTACGAAGAGATTGCGACCACCCTCGACCTGCCCCTGGGCACCGTGAAGACCTACATCCACCGCGCTCGGCACGAACTCCGCCGGGCGCTCGAGCCCACCCGGGAGTGA
- a CDS encoding SAM hydrolase/SAM-dependent halogenase family protein, producing the protein MSVITLLTDFGTADGYVAELKGVLVSNAPTAVLIDLSHDLPAQDVAFARLTVARYWRRFPAGTVHLVVVDPGVGTSREAIAVESEGRFLVGPDNGVLSPALFSLTARIVSVPVPISASPTFHGRDVFAPVVAALAQGTPLDALGEVFHSPVRLRTPQPRRDADGSLHGEVLTIDRFGNAMTNLVVREPGGVVVAGARTVRLVRTYGEAAPGELVALVGSSGFVELAVRDGNAALACGLARGHAVLRPAG; encoded by the coding sequence ATGAGTGTGATCACGCTGCTCACCGATTTTGGTACGGCCGATGGGTATGTGGCCGAACTGAAGGGCGTGCTGGTGTCGAACGCACCGACCGCTGTACTCATCGATCTTTCGCATGACCTGCCCGCGCAGGACGTGGCCTTTGCCCGCCTCACGGTGGCGCGCTATTGGCGGCGGTTCCCCGCGGGCACGGTGCATCTGGTGGTGGTGGATCCCGGCGTGGGCACGTCGCGTGAAGCCATCGCAGTGGAGAGTGAGGGCCGGTTTCTCGTAGGGCCCGACAACGGCGTGTTGTCGCCGGCATTGTTCTCACTCACCGCCCGCATCGTCAGTGTGCCGGTGCCGATCTCGGCGTCGCCCACATTTCATGGACGCGACGTGTTTGCGCCCGTGGTCGCAGCGCTGGCGCAGGGTACACCACTCGATGCGCTGGGGGAGGTGTTCCATTCACCCGTTCGCTTGCGCACACCGCAGCCCCGCCGTGATGCGGATGGGTCGTTGCATGGTGAAGTCCTTACGATCGATCGGTTTGGCAACGCCATGACCAATCTTGTAGTCAGGGAGCCGGGCGGGGTGGTGGTCGCCGGAGCGCGGACCGTGCGATTGGTGCGCACGTATGGCGAGGCCGCTCCCGGTGAGCTGGTGGCTCTGGTGGGATCGAGCGGGTTTGTCGAGCTGGCTGTGCGGGACGGGAATGCGGCGCTCGCGTGTGGTCTGGCGCGAGGCCATGCGGTGTTGCGTCCGGCGGGTTGA
- a CDS encoding MATE family efflux transporter: MTNAIPDSVPSDAPRGELVGEPLSLTIRRVALPAVIANLLMTAFHNVDTFWIGRSLGADSLAAVTGSIFWIWLVISMGEMVSIGLDAIAARRHGERRPDDAARTVSEGLVLAMLLGGAIALATPFVLDWLFVALHTGDAVSDIGRHYLGTYLLGMPLLFGFFAVDAAFRAKGDTRTPLVILAITTVLGLILDPILIRGLGPVPALGVRGAALATLVPRGLGCVIGVVLLQRRAMLRWAQPRWKVIGNIVRVGAPAAATGVAFSAIYVALTRITTQFGTPALAALGLGFRLESVVYVVSVGMGAAVAAIVGQSIGAGDIARARRAGWYATGIVSAFGFVMATVSFLFAEEFVSIFSTDPAVVREAALYLRIAAFSQCFLGAEVVLESAMGGAGWTLVPMLVSTAITLLRLPIGAWAAQQWGTTGLWWTLALTAAARGAVMAVLWGWGRWRLQRV, encoded by the coding sequence TTGACGAACGCTATCCCTGATTCCGTTCCTTCTGATGCACCACGCGGCGAATTGGTTGGTGAGCCACTCTCACTGACCATTCGCCGTGTTGCGTTGCCGGCCGTCATCGCGAATCTGCTGATGACGGCCTTTCATAACGTCGATACGTTCTGGATCGGCCGATCACTCGGTGCCGACTCCCTCGCCGCCGTCACCGGATCGATTTTCTGGATCTGGCTCGTCATCTCGATGGGTGAGATGGTGAGCATCGGACTCGATGCCATCGCCGCCAGACGGCATGGTGAGCGGCGCCCCGACGATGCGGCGCGCACGGTGAGCGAAGGGCTGGTATTGGCCATGTTGCTCGGCGGCGCCATTGCACTGGCCACACCGTTCGTGCTCGACTGGTTGTTCGTGGCGTTGCACACCGGTGACGCGGTGAGTGACATCGGTCGCCACTACCTCGGCACCTATTTGCTGGGCATGCCGCTGCTGTTCGGATTTTTTGCCGTCGATGCGGCGTTCCGTGCGAAAGGCGACACCCGCACGCCGCTGGTGATTCTGGCCATCACCACCGTGCTCGGTTTGATCCTCGATCCCATTCTCATTCGCGGTCTGGGACCCGTGCCGGCGTTGGGTGTGCGTGGTGCGGCATTGGCCACGCTCGTACCGCGTGGTTTGGGGTGTGTGATCGGGGTGGTGCTGTTGCAACGTCGAGCCATGCTGCGCTGGGCGCAGCCGCGATGGAAGGTCATTGGGAACATCGTGCGCGTGGGAGCGCCCGCAGCGGCCACGGGCGTGGCGTTCAGTGCGATCTACGTGGCGCTGACCCGTATCACCACACAATTCGGTACACCCGCCCTCGCCGCCCTCGGACTCGGGTTTCGTCTCGAGAGTGTGGTGTACGTGGTGAGTGTGGGGATGGGCGCCGCCGTGGCCGCCATCGTGGGGCAGAGCATCGGTGCCGGTGACATCGCCCGCGCCAGGCGCGCTGGTTGGTATGCCACCGGTATCGTGAGCGCGTTCGGGTTCGTGATGGCCACGGTGAGCTTCCTGTTCGCTGAAGAGTTCGTGTCGATCTTCTCCACCGACCCCGCCGTCGTGCGAGAGGCCGCGCTGTATCTGCGCATCGCCGCGTTCAGTCAGTGTTTCCTGGGCGCTGAAGTGGTGCTGGAAAGTGCGATGGGTGGAGCCGGGTGGACGTTGGTGCCGATGCTGGTCAGCACCGCGATCACGTTGTTGCGTTTGCCGATCGGTGCCTGGGCGGCGCAGCAGTGGGGCACGACGGGACTCTGGTGGACACTCGCGCTGACCGCAGCGGCACGAGGCGCCGTGATGGCCGTATTGTGGGGGTGGGGACGCTGGAGACTGCAACGCGTATGA
- a CDS encoding Mrp/NBP35 family ATP-binding protein has protein sequence MPPLMERITDALSLVRNPRTGADVMAAEQVRDIATTVDGKVRFTLLLAPEDDATLVRDVRQAVEQLDGVSDVRVDVRDPAQREPTPARPAPAPNAMHHPTAPAPKAPGTGRALPVMEAASAPKAPPRVPDPVQYPNLGRIIAVSSGKGGVGKSTVAVNLAIALAKAGKRVGIMDADIYGPNLPLMLGVDAAPAVRDEKIIPLEAFGIKVISLGFLIEKEQPAIWRGPIVMKIITQFLRDVNWGQLDYFLVDMPPGTGDAQLSLVQATQVHGAVIVTTPQQVSVGDALRGVKMFERTAVPVLGVVENMSWFENPETGKPIAMFGSGGGERLAKECGLPLIGQIPLDPRIQEGGDTGRPIVDAEPDSKASKAIHLVAERVMQRLDERYP, from the coding sequence ATGCCGCCACTTATGGAACGGATCACCGACGCGTTGTCGTTGGTCCGGAACCCGCGCACCGGCGCCGATGTCATGGCCGCCGAACAGGTGCGCGATATCGCCACCACGGTCGACGGAAAGGTTCGTTTCACCCTGTTGCTCGCCCCCGAGGACGACGCCACGCTGGTGCGTGATGTGCGTCAGGCGGTGGAGCAACTCGACGGGGTGAGCGACGTGCGCGTCGATGTGCGTGATCCTGCGCAGCGTGAACCCACACCGGCGCGTCCCGCGCCCGCCCCCAACGCCATGCATCATCCCACAGCACCGGCGCCCAAGGCGCCCGGCACTGGCCGTGCGCTGCCCGTGATGGAAGCCGCGTCGGCACCGAAGGCGCCACCTCGCGTGCCTGATCCCGTGCAGTATCCCAATCTCGGACGCATCATCGCGGTGTCGTCCGGCAAGGGTGGCGTCGGCAAGAGCACGGTGGCCGTCAATCTTGCGATCGCGCTCGCCAAGGCGGGCAAGCGGGTCGGCATCATGGATGCCGATATCTACGGGCCGAATCTGCCACTCATGCTTGGTGTGGATGCCGCACCGGCCGTGCGTGACGAGAAGATCATTCCGCTCGAAGCCTTCGGCATCAAGGTCATCTCGCTGGGCTTCCTCATCGAGAAGGAGCAGCCGGCGATTTGGCGTGGGCCGATCGTCATGAAGATCATCACGCAGTTCCTGCGCGACGTGAACTGGGGACAGCTCGACTACTTCCTGGTCGACATGCCGCCGGGCACGGGTGATGCGCAGTTGTCGCTGGTGCAGGCCACTCAGGTGCACGGTGCGGTCATCGTCACCACGCCGCAGCAGGTGTCGGTGGGTGATGCCCTGCGTGGTGTGAAGATGTTCGAACGTACCGCCGTGCCGGTGCTGGGTGTGGTGGAAAACATGTCGTGGTTCGAAAATCCCGAGACCGGCAAACCCATCGCCATGTTCGGCAGCGGTGGTGGTGAACGGCTCGCCAAGGAGTGCGGTCTGCCGCTCATCGGACAGATCCCGCTCGACCCGCGCATCCAGGAAGGTGGTGATACCGGCCGCCCCATCGTCGATGCCGAACCGGACAGCAAGGCCTCGAAGGCGATTCATCTGGTGGCCGAACGGGTGATGCAGCGGCTTGACGAACGCTATCCCTGA
- a CDS encoding DHH family phosphoesterase yields MTVNVSDGLLSASDARKAAIHTWFAAFRPGMTVALSTHINADGDGCGSETALARLLAQRGIDCRIVNPTPWPSMFEFLLGSDVQEMSAMGAAGLDDIDLLVVLDINDVRRLGQLADKVRTLSVPVLVIDHHIAGDEPVGTTAVADTRACATGELVYDIAVTLGLDVTPAVAQSLYAAILTDTGSFRFSNTSPRAHAIAAQLLVAGVNPEEMYRRIYAQVSVGRLQLLREALGSLHVEPELGLSHISVDAGVMDRFHVTSEELDGIVEHPRSITGTRLALFFRDLGHGKVKVSFRSTGDVDVQQFARRYGGGGHAKASGAMIAGSLDEVRTQVVADARAYLRGE; encoded by the coding sequence ATGACCGTGAACGTTTCCGATGGGCTGCTGAGCGCATCGGACGCGCGGAAGGCGGCGATCCATACGTGGTTCGCCGCCTTCCGTCCGGGGATGACGGTGGCATTGTCCACCCACATCAATGCGGATGGCGACGGGTGTGGCTCCGAAACGGCGCTCGCTCGTCTGCTGGCCCAGCGCGGGATTGATTGCCGCATCGTCAATCCCACGCCATGGCCGTCGATGTTCGAGTTCCTGCTCGGCTCGGATGTGCAGGAAATGAGCGCCATGGGTGCGGCGGGTCTCGATGACATCGATTTGCTCGTCGTACTCGACATCAATGACGTGCGCCGCCTCGGTCAACTGGCGGACAAGGTGCGCACGCTCTCGGTACCGGTGCTGGTCATCGATCACCACATTGCTGGTGATGAGCCGGTGGGTACCACGGCGGTGGCCGACACCCGCGCCTGTGCCACGGGCGAACTGGTGTACGATATCGCGGTCACGCTCGGCCTCGACGTGACACCGGCCGTGGCGCAGAGCCTCTACGCCGCCATTCTGACGGACACCGGCAGTTTCCGCTTCAGCAACACGTCGCCACGCGCGCATGCCATCGCGGCGCAGTTGCTCGTGGCCGGTGTGAATCCTGAAGAGATGTACCGCCGCATCTACGCGCAGGTCAGCGTCGGGCGACTGCAGTTGCTGCGCGAAGCACTGGGCAGTCTGCACGTGGAGCCTGAACTCGGACTGTCGCACATTTCTGTCGACGCGGGCGTGATGGATCGGTTTCATGTCACGAGCGAAGAACTCGATGGCATCGTCGAACATCCTCGCAGCATCACCGGCACACGACTGGCGCTCTTTTTCCGCGACCTCGGTCATGGCAAGGTGAAGGTCAGCTTCCGCAGCACCGGCGACGTCGACGTGCAGCAGTTTGCACGACGTTATGGCGGTGGCGGTCATGCCAAGGCGTCTGGGGCGATGATCGCGGGCTCGCTCGATGAGGTTCGCACGCAGGTTGTCGCTGACGCACGGGCGTACCTGCGCGGCGAGTAG